One region of Camelina sativa cultivar DH55 chromosome 6, Cs, whole genome shotgun sequence genomic DNA includes:
- the LOC104790513 gene encoding FACT complex subunit SSRP1 isoform X1 yields MTDGHSFNNISLSGRGGTNPGLLKINSGGIQWKKQGGGKAVEVDKSDIVGVSWMKVPKTNNQLGVKTKDGLYYKFIGFRDQDVASLTSFFQSSYGTTPEEKQLSVSGRNWGEVHLNGNTLTFSVGAKQAFEVSLADVSQTQLQGKNDVILEFHVDDTAGANEKDSLMEIGFHIPNSNTQFVGDENRPPAQVFNDEIKLMADVTAGAEEAVVTFESIAILTPRGRYSVELHLSFLRLLGQANDFKIQYSSVVRLFLLPKSNQPHTFVVISLDPPIRKGQTMYPHIVMQFETDAVVESELSISNDLMNTKFKDKLERSYKGLIHEVFTTVLRWLSGAKITKPGKFRSAQDGFAVKSSLKAEDGVLYPLEKGFFFLPKPPTLILHDEIDYVEFERHAAGGSNMHYFDLLIKLKTDHEHLFRNIQRNEYHNLYSFISAKGLKIMNLGGAGRADGGVAAVLGDNDDDDAVDPHLERIRNQAADESDEEDEDFVLGEDDDGGSPTDDSGEDDSDASEGGGGEKEKSIKKDLKREASSSSKGLPPKKKVLATDEGSSKKKKQKKKKDPNAPKRAMSGFMFFSQMERDNIKKEHPGIAFGEVGKVLGDKWRQMSAEEKEPYEAKAQVDKQRYKDEISDYKNPQPMNVDSGNESDSS; encoded by the exons ATGACGGACGGCCACTCCTTCAATAACATCTCTCTCAGCGGTCGCGGCGGAACG AACCCTGGCCTTCTTAAGATTAACTCTGGAGGTATTCAATGGAAGAAGCAAGGTGGTGGGAAAGCTGTGGAAGTTGACAAATCTGATATTGTAGGTGTTAGTTGGATGAAAGTTCCAAAGACTAATAATCAGTTGGGGGTCAAAACCAAAGATGGGTTATACTATAAGTTCATTGGGTTTCGGGATCAG GATGTTGCAAGTCTGACCAGCTTTTTCCAAAGTAGTTATGGGACAACACCTGAAGAGAAACAGTTATCTGTTAGTGGTCGAAATTGGGGAGAGGTTCATTTGAATG GGAATACACTTACCTTTTCGGTTGGTGCAAAGCAAGCTTTTGAAGTATCCTTAGCTGATGTTTCGCAGACTCAGCTTCAAGGAAAAAATGATGTCATATTGGAGTTCCACGTTGATGATACTGCTGGTGCCAATGAG AAAGACTCACTGATGGAGATAGGTTTTCATATTCCTAATTCCAACACCCAGTTTGTTGGTGATGAAAACCGTCCGCCTGCTCAA GTTTTTAATGACGAAATCAAGTTAATGGCTGATGTTACTGCTGGAGCTGAGGAGGCGGTCGTCACATTCGAGAGTATTGCAATTCTCACACCCAG GGGTCGGTACAGTGTGGAACTTCACCTTTCTTTCTTACGTTTGCTAGGACAAGCTAATGACTTTAAAATCCAATACAGTAGTGTTGTCCGCTTGTTCTTGCTTCCTAAG TCAAATCAACCACACACATTTGTTGTTATCTCTCTAGACCCACCAATCCGGAAAGGTCAGACAATGTACCCCCACATTGTGATGCAG TTTGAGACTGACGCCGTTGTAGAAAGTGAACTGTCAATTAGTAATGATCTTATGAATACAAAGTTCAAGGACAAGCTGGAGCGATCTTATAAG GGTCTCATTCATGAAGTATTCACCACCGTGTTGCGTTGGCTGTCTGGTGCAAAGATCACTAAACCAGGGAAGTTCCGCAGTGCCCAAGATGGGTTTGCAGTGAAATCATCTCTGAAGGCAGAAGATGGGGTTCTTTATCCACTTGAGAAgggctttttctttttacctaaaCCTCCAACGCTTATACTTCATGATGAG attgacTATGTGGAGTTTGAAAGGCATGCTGCTGGTGGTTCTAACATGCATTACTTCGATCTTCTCATAAAACTGAAAACTGATCATGAACATCTGTTCCGAAACATTCAAAGGAACGAGTATCACAATCTCTATTCCTTCATAAG CGCCAAAGGTTTGAAGATTATGAACCTTGGAGGTGCCGGAAGAGCAGACGGAGGTGTTGCTGCTGTTCTTGgggataatgatgatgatgatgctgttGACCCCCATCTTGAGCGTATCAGAAACCAAGCTGCTGATGAGAGTGATGAGGAG GACGAAGACTTTGTTCTGGGTGAGGATGACGACGGTGGTTCACCAACTGATGATTCTGGCGAGGACGACTCTGATGCTAGTGAAGGCGGCGGAGGAGAGAAAGAG AAATCTATCAAAAAGGATCTCAAGAGAGAAGCTTCATCATCTTCGAAAGGATTGCCTCCTAAGAAGAAAGTGTTAGCCACAGATGAAGGCAgtagtaagaagaagaagcagaaaaagaagaaagatcccAACGCACCAAAAAGAGCAATGTCTGGTTTCATGTTCTTCTCTCAAATGGAAAGAGAT AATATTAAGAAGGAACACCCAGGAATAGCATTTGGAGAGGTGGGAAAGGTGCTTGGAGACAAGTGGCGTCAAATGTCTG CTGAGGAAAAAGAGCCGTATGAAGCCAAAGCACAAGTTGACAAGCAGCGTTACAAGGATGAGATTAGTGATTACAAGAACCCTCAACCGATGAACGTGGACTCAGGAAACGAGTCCGACAGTTCCTAA
- the LOC104790513 gene encoding FACT complex subunit SSRP1 isoform X2 — MEIGFHIPNSNTQFVGDENRPPAQVFNDEIKLMADVTAGAEEAVVTFESIAILTPRGRYSVELHLSFLRLLGQANDFKIQYSSVVRLFLLPKSNQPHTFVVISLDPPIRKGQTMYPHIVMQFETDAVVESELSISNDLMNTKFKDKLERSYKGLIHEVFTTVLRWLSGAKITKPGKFRSAQDGFAVKSSLKAEDGVLYPLEKGFFFLPKPPTLILHDEIDYVEFERHAAGGSNMHYFDLLIKLKTDHEHLFRNIQRNEYHNLYSFISAKGLKIMNLGGAGRADGGVAAVLGDNDDDDAVDPHLERIRNQAADESDEEDEDFVLGEDDDGGSPTDDSGEDDSDASEGGGGEKEKSIKKDLKREASSSSKGLPPKKKVLATDEGSSKKKKQKKKKDPNAPKRAMSGFMFFSQMERDNIKKEHPGIAFGEVGKVLGDKWRQMSAEEKEPYEAKAQVDKQRYKDEISDYKNPQPMNVDSGNESDSS, encoded by the exons ATGGAGATAGGTTTTCATATTCCTAATTCCAACACCCAGTTTGTTGGTGATGAAAACCGTCCGCCTGCTCAA GTTTTTAATGACGAAATCAAGTTAATGGCTGATGTTACTGCTGGAGCTGAGGAGGCGGTCGTCACATTCGAGAGTATTGCAATTCTCACACCCAG GGGTCGGTACAGTGTGGAACTTCACCTTTCTTTCTTACGTTTGCTAGGACAAGCTAATGACTTTAAAATCCAATACAGTAGTGTTGTCCGCTTGTTCTTGCTTCCTAAG TCAAATCAACCACACACATTTGTTGTTATCTCTCTAGACCCACCAATCCGGAAAGGTCAGACAATGTACCCCCACATTGTGATGCAG TTTGAGACTGACGCCGTTGTAGAAAGTGAACTGTCAATTAGTAATGATCTTATGAATACAAAGTTCAAGGACAAGCTGGAGCGATCTTATAAG GGTCTCATTCATGAAGTATTCACCACCGTGTTGCGTTGGCTGTCTGGTGCAAAGATCACTAAACCAGGGAAGTTCCGCAGTGCCCAAGATGGGTTTGCAGTGAAATCATCTCTGAAGGCAGAAGATGGGGTTCTTTATCCACTTGAGAAgggctttttctttttacctaaaCCTCCAACGCTTATACTTCATGATGAG attgacTATGTGGAGTTTGAAAGGCATGCTGCTGGTGGTTCTAACATGCATTACTTCGATCTTCTCATAAAACTGAAAACTGATCATGAACATCTGTTCCGAAACATTCAAAGGAACGAGTATCACAATCTCTATTCCTTCATAAG CGCCAAAGGTTTGAAGATTATGAACCTTGGAGGTGCCGGAAGAGCAGACGGAGGTGTTGCTGCTGTTCTTGgggataatgatgatgatgatgctgttGACCCCCATCTTGAGCGTATCAGAAACCAAGCTGCTGATGAGAGTGATGAGGAG GACGAAGACTTTGTTCTGGGTGAGGATGACGACGGTGGTTCACCAACTGATGATTCTGGCGAGGACGACTCTGATGCTAGTGAAGGCGGCGGAGGAGAGAAAGAG AAATCTATCAAAAAGGATCTCAAGAGAGAAGCTTCATCATCTTCGAAAGGATTGCCTCCTAAGAAGAAAGTGTTAGCCACAGATGAAGGCAgtagtaagaagaagaagcagaaaaagaagaaagatcccAACGCACCAAAAAGAGCAATGTCTGGTTTCATGTTCTTCTCTCAAATGGAAAGAGAT AATATTAAGAAGGAACACCCAGGAATAGCATTTGGAGAGGTGGGAAAGGTGCTTGGAGACAAGTGGCGTCAAATGTCTG CTGAGGAAAAAGAGCCGTATGAAGCCAAAGCACAAGTTGACAAGCAGCGTTACAAGGATGAGATTAGTGATTACAAGAACCCTCAACCGATGAACGTGGACTCAGGAAACGAGTCCGACAGTTCCTAA